Part of the Vigna angularis cultivar LongXiaoDou No.4 chromosome 1, ASM1680809v1, whole genome shotgun sequence genome, aagtttaaaattttctctgatttattataatttattgacgAACCGAGATACAGAGATATTGGGGacagaataaaaataagaaaggaaaCACTGTGTGATGTTGGAAGCCAGGTATTCTAAGATAAACAGACAATGAAACTCGGGTACATGTAATCAAAGACTTTTGGTAATAATTCAAGCATTGGCCAAAAGGTAAGCCTCGATGACCTTGAAAAGAGCATCACTCTTGGCTTTGCCAGCTTTGAGCTCATCTTCGTTGGGTGGTGCATCTCCTTTGCTGTGGTAAGATATGCTCAGCTTTACCATTGACCCTCCGTTGGGGCCGTCACTGAGTTTAGTGTCGATTGTGATCTTCTCTGCAGTGTCTGGCAAAGCAGCACCTCCAACAATGCTGTAGCTGTATCCCAAGTTTGCCTCGTCTATTGTTTCTATTTTGTGCAACACAAACTTTGTCTCCCCATCTGTTCATGCGTGAAGATAGTGTTACAATGCAGATAGAGAAAACATGCAGAAAAAAAGTGAAGATGTATATCTTACCCTCAAGGAAAGAGATTTTCTTGATGGTTCCGGGGCCACCGTTGCCCTCAACGATTTCAACACTCTTGAAGGAATCAACCGCCTTTGGTACGATGTTGTCGGCGTCTTTCACAAGAGCTTGGTAAAGGGTAGCAGGAGCTACAGGTGAAGTGGTTTGGTCCTCGAAGGTGAAAACAGCCATTATTAATGGTATGAAAGAGATTGAAGAATATGAGaataaaaggagaagaagatgttTGGTTTGTGGGTATTTGGCAGAGGAgtgacctctatttataaggaTAAGCTTTGGTGTTACTGTGTTTGTTAATGTGAATATAAAGCTGACACACTGAAACAGGGTAGTTGGAGCCTTCATCTGTTTATACCAAGAACATTAACATTCTTTTTATCTGAATAAACAATCTTTTTAAAACATGAGCATGCatcattctttttaatttttccactATCACtctttttatttgatgttgaatactattattttatgtgtttgtCAGGTATTGCTATCTTCCAGCTTTGGAATTCAAAGAATGTAAATTGCATAGACACCTCAATTTCAACAATGGCGATTGTTTGCTCTGTTTGCTCTGTTTGCGGGAATggataatttcatattttatattttatattttatattaaagtagtatatttttaaaactagcCGCCATGAAAAATTTAGAGAATTCTTTATAGACGGCCTTCCAGACGTTCTTGAAGTAATTGGAGTTTGGGGTTTTCCTAACCAGTTCCAGaaagtaatattatttattttcgtcaaatttcaatataataatttaatattacctGTACTTCTATATTAAACGACCAGCAAATAgatatgaatatttttcttcaaaaataacaatttaaccCTAAATTGTATGTCATAAAAGCATGATATGATGGGATTTGATGATGCTTGTATTtgtttttgataaatatttttatatttaa contains:
- the LOC108319938 gene encoding pathogenesis-related protein 2, translating into MKAPTTLFQCVSFIFTLTNTVTPKLILINRGHSSAKYPQTKHLLLLLFSYSSISFIPLIMAVFTFEDQTTSPVAPATLYQALVKDADNIVPKAVDSFKSVEIVEGNGGPGTIKKISFLEDGETKFVLHKIETIDEANLGYSYSIVGGAALPDTAEKITIDTKLSDGPNGGSMVKLSISYHSKGDAPPNEDELKAGKAKSDALFKVIEAYLLANA